The Anopheles coluzzii chromosome 2, AcolN3, whole genome shotgun sequence genome window below encodes:
- the LOC120950169 gene encoding cuticle protein 8 yields MAFFKSLVCLAVLGVAAAGVVPLATEYQGDYYAHPKYSYNYGVHDSLTGDVKSQVESRDGDVVKGQYSLVEPDGSVRTVDYTADDVNGFNAVVSKSAPSVHAKTVVAHAAPAVVAHAAPAVYASHAAPAVYASHAAPAVYASHAAPAVYAAPAVVAKTVVSHAAPAVYASHAAPAVYASHAAPAVYASHAYAPAHGTVEYHGKAAAPLAYYH; encoded by the exons ATGGCTTTCTTCAAA TCGCTTGTGTGCCTGGCTGTGCTCGGAGTTGCCGCCGCCGGTGTGGTTCCGCTCGCCACTGAATACCAGGGAGACTACTAC GCTCACCCCAAATACTCCTACAACTATGGTGTTCACGATAGTTTGACCGGAGATGTCAAGTCGCAGGTCGAGAGCCGCGACGGTGATGTCGTGAAGGGCCAGTACTCCCTCGTCGAGCCGGACGGTTCCGTGCGCACCGTCGACTACACCGCCGATGATGTGAACGGATTCAACGCCGTCGTCAGCAAGTCGGCCCCGTCTGTCCACGCCAAGACCGTTGTGGCCCATGCCGCCCCGGCCGTCGTTGCCCACGCCGCCCCGGCCGTCTACGCCTCGCACGCCGCCCCGGCCGTCTATGCTTCCCATGCTGCCCCGGCCGTCTACGCTAGCCACGCTGCCCCGGCCGTCTACGCCGCCCCGGCTGTCGTCGCCAAGACCGTCGTCTCGCACGCTGCCCCAGCTGTGTACGCCAGCCACGCTGCCCCGGCTGTGTACGCTAGCCACGCCGCCCCGGCCGTCTACGCCTCGCACGCCTATGCTCCGGCTCACGGAACCGTCGAGTACCACGGCAAGGCCGCCGCCCCTCTGGCTTACTACCACTAA